One window from the genome of Thermus sediminis encodes:
- the trkA gene encoding Trk system potassium transporter TrkA — protein sequence MYIVIAGGGEVGGELARTLERAHEVVVIDRNPQARERLASLDVKVVVGGATDPDALREAGVDRADLFIASTNSDEVNLLASLLAKGLGARQVLCFVGKGGYVDVLADPRTAEILGTRIDKVLWPQRAMAREIVEVILVPEAVDVEILAEGRLRFAEYRVKEGGPYARRLLAELTWPEGVLVVGVVRDGIFLGFAHPDFPELVLEPGDKLLFTTTARAFAELEACFTVGRGVRRVMILGGGNVGLMVAQELLRRRVEVVVVESNRVRCEWLSQELPQALVIHGDGTDIELLEAEGVRETDVVVAVTDNDEKNLLASLLAKRLGVSKVITRVSRSETRRLFEQVGIDLALAPRQAAVRSVLDFLGPENVEHVSTMEENIELLEVELPQEFRARPLKALALPEIVPIALERDHRVMLYREPLEALPGDRLFLVAAREVADEALAKVLG from the coding sequence ATGTACATCGTCATCGCCGGGGGCGGAGAGGTGGGCGGGGAGCTGGCCCGAACCCTGGAAAGAGCCCACGAGGTGGTGGTCATTGACCGCAACCCCCAGGCCCGGGAGCGCTTGGCCTCCTTGGACGTGAAGGTGGTGGTGGGGGGGGCCACGGACCCCGATGCCCTTAGGGAGGCGGGGGTGGACCGGGCGGACCTCTTCATCGCTAGCACCAACTCCGACGAGGTCAACCTCCTGGCCTCCCTTCTGGCCAAGGGCCTGGGGGCCAGGCAGGTCCTCTGCTTTGTGGGCAAGGGGGGGTACGTGGACGTCCTGGCCGACCCCAGGACGGCGGAGATCCTGGGCACCCGCATTGACAAGGTCCTCTGGCCGCAACGGGCCATGGCCCGGGAGATCGTGGAGGTGATCCTGGTGCCCGAAGCCGTGGACGTGGAGATTCTGGCCGAAGGGCGCCTTCGCTTCGCGGAGTACCGGGTGAAGGAAGGGGGGCCTTACGCCCGCCGCCTCCTCGCCGAGCTCACCTGGCCGGAGGGGGTTTTGGTGGTGGGGGTGGTGCGGGACGGGATCTTTTTGGGCTTTGCCCACCCCGATTTCCCCGAGCTGGTCCTGGAGCCTGGGGACAAGCTCCTCTTCACCACCACGGCCAGAGCCTTCGCCGAGTTGGAGGCCTGCTTCACCGTGGGGCGGGGGGTGCGCCGGGTGATGATCCTGGGAGGGGGTAACGTGGGCCTTATGGTGGCCCAGGAGCTCCTTAGGCGGCGGGTGGAAGTGGTGGTCGTTGAGTCCAACCGTGTGCGCTGCGAGTGGCTTTCCCAGGAGCTCCCCCAGGCCCTGGTCATCCATGGGGACGGCACGGACATAGAGCTGTTGGAGGCGGAGGGTGTAAGGGAAACGGACGTGGTGGTGGCCGTCACCGACAACGATGAGAAGAACCTTCTCGCCTCCCTCCTGGCCAAAAGGCTGGGGGTGAGCAAGGTCATCACCCGGGTCTCCCGTTCGGAGACCCGCAGGCTCTTTGAGCAGGTGGGCATAGACCTGGCCCTGGCCCCGAGGCAGGCGGCGGTGCGCTCGGTCTTGGACTTCCTGGGCCCGGAGAACGTGGAGCACGTGTCCACTATGGAAGAGAACATCGAGCTCTTGGAGGTTGAGCTTCCCCAGGAGTTCCGGGCCAGGCCCCTCAAGGCCCTGGCCCTGCCCGAGATCGTGCCCATCGCCTTGGAGCGGGACCACCGGGTCATGCTCTACCGGGAGCCCCTCGAGGCCCTCCCCGGGGACCGGCTCTTCCTGGTGGCGGCCCGGGAGGTGGCGGATGAAGCCCTGGCCAAGGTCCTCGGCTAG
- a CDS encoding TrkH family potassium uptake protein yields the protein MKPWPRSSARRGFRASLHLLGITYQGIGLLLGLFALLALALGEDTRGFAVAALLGLGVGRLFRVLGHPETQPRRAEVFASVALLWFSVPALGAVPYWLSGGMSYLDALFEAMSGFTTTGATVLKDFSQFGQSLFLWRALSQWMGGIGIVVLFLAVFPQLQVAGRQAFFAETTGVEKEKLTPRLRETAQAVLRVYALLTLLAFSAYVAAGVPLFEALANAFTTTPAGGFSPNPQSFAAYAPLAQWAGAFFMFWAGVNLLLQYRLIFQREARPLLRDAEFRAYVGIVLLVGLGLAFLLRYHHGYGLEASLRHAFFQTLTILTGTGYASADFAAWAVPAQAILVALMFIGGSAGSAAGSVKLVRWLLLFGLLRREVIRTLHPQAVLPLRLGGRVVGEEALRQVSVFVFLYTLFFAFGAVVLGVLEGDFVVAFSASAQAIGNIGPGLGEVGPFGSYGDLHPLSKAVLILQMWAGRIEILPVALLLSPELWRRLR from the coding sequence ATGAAGCCCTGGCCAAGGTCCTCGGCTAGACGGGGCTTCCGGGCGAGCCTCCACCTCCTGGGCATCACCTACCAGGGGATAGGCCTCCTTTTGGGCCTCTTCGCCCTACTGGCCCTGGCCCTGGGAGAGGATACCCGGGGCTTCGCGGTGGCCGCCCTCCTGGGGTTAGGAGTGGGGCGGCTTTTCCGGGTCCTTGGCCATCCTGAAACCCAGCCCCGGCGGGCCGAGGTCTTCGCCAGCGTGGCCCTCTTGTGGTTCTCCGTTCCCGCCCTGGGGGCTGTGCCCTACTGGCTTTCCGGGGGGATGAGCTACTTGGACGCCCTCTTTGAGGCCATGTCCGGTTTCACCACCACTGGGGCCACGGTCCTCAAGGACTTCAGCCAGTTTGGGCAGAGCCTCTTCCTCTGGCGAGCCCTCTCCCAGTGGATGGGGGGGATCGGCATCGTGGTCCTCTTTTTGGCCGTCTTTCCCCAGCTCCAGGTGGCGGGCCGCCAGGCCTTCTTCGCCGAGACCACTGGGGTGGAGAAGGAAAAGCTCACCCCCAGGCTCCGGGAAACGGCCCAGGCGGTGCTCCGCGTCTACGCCCTCCTTACGCTGCTGGCCTTTTCGGCTTACGTGGCGGCGGGCGTGCCCCTGTTTGAGGCCCTGGCCAACGCCTTCACCACCACCCCCGCTGGGGGGTTCAGCCCCAACCCCCAAAGCTTCGCCGCCTACGCGCCCCTGGCCCAGTGGGCGGGCGCCTTCTTCATGTTCTGGGCCGGGGTGAACCTCCTCCTGCAGTACCGCCTCATCTTCCAACGGGAGGCCCGGCCCCTCCTCCGGGATGCGGAGTTTCGCGCCTATGTGGGCATCGTCCTTCTGGTGGGGTTGGGCCTCGCCTTTCTCCTGCGCTACCACCACGGGTACGGCCTCGAGGCCAGCCTGCGCCACGCCTTTTTCCAAACCCTGACCATTCTCACCGGAACCGGCTACGCCAGCGCCGACTTTGCGGCGTGGGCCGTGCCTGCCCAGGCCATCCTCGTGGCCCTCATGTTCATCGGGGGGAGCGCGGGTTCCGCGGCCGGAAGCGTAAAGCTCGTGCGTTGGCTCCTGCTTTTTGGGCTTCTGCGCCGGGAGGTCATCCGCACCCTTCACCCCCAGGCGGTCCTGCCCCTTAGGCTCGGGGGGCGGGTGGTGGGGGAGGAGGCCTTGAGGCAGGTTTCCGTCTTCGTCTTCCTCTACACCCTCTTCTTCGCCTTTGGGGCGGTGGTCCTGGGCGTTTTGGAGGGGGACTTCGTGGTGGCCTTTTCCGCCAGCGCCCAGGCCATCGGGAACATCGGCCCTGGGCTCGGAGAGGTGGGGCCCTTTGGGTCATATGGGGACCTTCACCCCCTATCCAAAGCGGTCCTGATCCTGCAGATGTGGGCGGGCCGGATAGAGATCCTCCCCGTGGCCCTCCTTCTCAGCCCCGAGCTCTGGCGCAGGCTGCGGTGA
- the glgP gene encoding alpha-glucan family phosphorylase: MRTLGHITAMPQLPETLEGLRVLALNLWWSWNPEAAGLFQEVDPSLWKRFRGNPVKLLLEADPDRLEALAATSYPARVQAVVQALRDYLRARQTKRGPLTAYFSAEYGFHSSLPIYSGGLGVLAGDHVKAASDLGLNLVGVGIFYHEGYFHQRLSPEGAQVEVYEALRPEELPLIPMRDKEGRPLTVAVEFPGRSVRLAAYRVQVGAVPVYLLTANLPENAPEDQAITARLYAPGLEMRIQQELVLGIGGVRLLRALGLAPEVFHMNEGHSAFLGLERVRELVAEGHPFPVALEIAKSGALFTTHTPVPAGHDTFPLEIVDRYLEGFWEKLGTDRDGLLGLGLEEKPWGKVFSMSHLALNTSAQAGGVSRLHGEVSREMFRHLWPGLLPEEVPIGHVTNGVHTWTFLHPRLRQHYAEVFGPEWLRRPEDPSTWKVEDLGEVFWRIHKDLRADLVREVRRRIYEQRRRNGESPSRLRAAERLLDPEALTIGFARRFATYKRAILLFKDPERLLKILQGPHPVQFVFAGKAHPKDEPGKAYLQELFSKIREYGLEDRMVFLEDYDMYLARVLVQGSDVWLNTPRRPMEASGTSGMKAALNGVLNLSVLDGWWAEAFNGKNGFAIGDERVYENEEAQDMADAQALYDVLEAEVLPLFYAKGPEGYSSGWLSMVHESLRTVGPRFSAARMVGEYLALYERGAEMAKRAREEKDLLLAFHQALPAFHALSLRVEAPGHLTLNGEALRVRAFLEGDVPEALGPFLEVQLVARRSTGEVEVVPLSLGKEGYEVDYRPSRPGSYSYGVRLALRHPVTGRVNWVRWA, from the coding sequence GTGAGGACGCTAGGGCACATCACGGCCATGCCCCAGCTACCGGAAACCCTAGAGGGGCTCAGGGTACTGGCCCTCAACCTCTGGTGGAGCTGGAATCCGGAGGCGGCGGGGCTTTTCCAGGAGGTAGACCCTTCGCTTTGGAAGCGCTTCCGGGGGAACCCGGTGAAGCTCCTCCTCGAGGCCGACCCCGACCGGCTGGAGGCCCTGGCCGCCACCAGCTACCCCGCCCGGGTCCAGGCGGTGGTCCAGGCCCTTCGCGACTACCTGAGGGCGCGGCAGACCAAGAGGGGACCCCTCACCGCCTACTTCTCGGCGGAGTACGGCTTCCACAGCTCCTTGCCCATCTACTCCGGGGGGCTTGGCGTCCTGGCGGGGGATCATGTGAAGGCAGCCAGCGATCTGGGGCTGAACCTGGTGGGGGTGGGGATCTTCTACCACGAGGGCTACTTCCACCAGCGCCTTTCCCCCGAGGGGGCTCAGGTGGAGGTCTACGAGGCCCTGCGTCCCGAGGAGTTGCCCCTCATCCCGATGAGGGACAAGGAGGGCAGGCCCCTCACCGTGGCGGTGGAGTTCCCAGGGCGGTCTGTGCGGCTTGCTGCCTACCGGGTGCAGGTGGGGGCGGTGCCCGTTTACCTTCTTACCGCCAACCTTCCCGAGAACGCCCCGGAAGACCAGGCCATCACCGCCAGGCTCTACGCCCCAGGCCTGGAGATGCGCATCCAGCAGGAGCTGGTCCTGGGGATTGGGGGGGTGCGCCTCCTCCGGGCCTTGGGGCTGGCCCCCGAGGTCTTCCACATGAACGAGGGGCACTCGGCCTTTTTGGGCCTGGAGCGGGTGCGGGAGTTGGTGGCCGAGGGGCACCCCTTCCCTGTGGCCCTGGAGATAGCCAAAAGCGGAGCCCTCTTCACCACCCATACCCCCGTACCCGCCGGGCACGACACCTTTCCCCTGGAGATTGTGGACCGCTACCTGGAAGGTTTCTGGGAGAAGTTGGGCACGGACCGGGATGGGCTCCTGGGGCTGGGCCTCGAGGAGAAACCCTGGGGCAAGGTCTTTTCCATGTCCCACCTCGCGCTTAACACCAGTGCCCAGGCGGGCGGGGTGAGCCGCCTGCACGGGGAGGTCTCCCGGGAAATGTTCCGGCACCTTTGGCCTGGGCTCCTCCCCGAGGAGGTGCCCATCGGCCACGTGACCAACGGGGTCCATACCTGGACCTTCCTCCACCCGCGGCTGCGCCAGCATTATGCGGAGGTCTTCGGCCCCGAGTGGCTGAGGCGCCCCGAGGATCCCAGCACCTGGAAGGTGGAGGACCTGGGGGAGGTGTTTTGGCGCATCCACAAGGACCTTAGGGCCGATCTGGTCCGGGAGGTGCGGCGGCGGATCTACGAGCAGCGCCGCCGCAACGGGGAAAGCCCAAGCCGCCTGAGGGCTGCGGAGCGCCTCTTGGACCCCGAGGCCCTGACCATTGGCTTTGCCCGCCGTTTCGCTACCTACAAGCGGGCCATCCTCCTCTTCAAGGACCCGGAGCGCCTCCTGAAGATTCTCCAAGGGCCCCATCCGGTGCAGTTCGTCTTTGCTGGCAAGGCCCACCCCAAGGACGAGCCGGGTAAAGCCTACCTGCAGGAGCTTTTCTCCAAGATCCGGGAGTACGGCCTCGAGGACCGCATGGTCTTCCTGGAGGACTACGACATGTACCTGGCCCGGGTCCTGGTCCAGGGCTCGGACGTCTGGCTCAACACCCCCCGCCGCCCCATGGAGGCCAGCGGCACCAGCGGGATGAAGGCGGCCTTGAACGGCGTCCTGAACCTGAGCGTCCTGGACGGGTGGTGGGCCGAGGCCTTCAACGGTAAGAACGGCTTCGCCATCGGGGACGAGCGGGTTTACGAGAACGAGGAGGCCCAGGACATGGCGGACGCCCAGGCCCTGTACGACGTGCTGGAGGCGGAGGTCCTCCCCCTCTTCTACGCCAAGGGGCCTGAGGGCTACTCCTCGGGGTGGCTTTCCATGGTCCACGAGAGCCTGCGCACCGTGGGCCCCCGCTTTAGCGCCGCCCGGATGGTGGGGGAGTACCTGGCCCTTTACGAAAGGGGGGCGGAGATGGCCAAAAGGGCCCGGGAGGAGAAGGACCTCCTCCTCGCCTTCCACCAAGCCCTTCCTGCCTTCCACGCCCTGAGCCTCCGGGTGGAGGCCCCCGGCCACCTCACCCTGAACGGGGAGGCCCTAAGGGTGCGGGCCTTCCTGGAGGGGGATGTGCCCGAGGCCCTGGGGCCCTTCCTCGAGGTGCAGCTGGTGGCCAGGCGGAGCACCGGGGAGGTGGAGGTGGTGCCCCTTTCCCTGGGGAAGGAGGGGTACGAGGTCGACTACCGGCCTTCCCGCCCGGGAAGCTACAGCTATGGGGTGCGCCTGGCCCTACGGCACCCCGTCACGGGGCGGGTGAACTGGGTGCGCTGGGCCTAG
- a CDS encoding ABC transporter substrate-binding protein, which yields MRKALLFLGVLALGLGLAQVRTLDQIRRGGEIRIGTEGEFPPFNYFDERNQLVGFEIDLGNAIARKLQLRPRWIAQPFDTLLIQLGQGRFDFVIASHGITEERARAVDFANPHYCTGGILVSRKGGPKTLGDLRGRVVGVQIGTTYMEAAQRIPGIRQVRTYQRDPDALQDLLAGRIDTWITDRFVAKEAIRERRLEGTLEVGELVFQERVAMAVAKGNRSLLEALNRALADLMRDGTYAEISKKWFGEDVRCK from the coding sequence GTGCGCAAGGCCTTGCTTTTCCTCGGCGTGCTGGCCCTTGGCTTGGGCCTGGCCCAGGTGCGGACCCTGGACCAGATCCGGAGGGGTGGGGAGATCCGCATCGGCACTGAGGGGGAGTTTCCCCCGTTCAACTACTTTGACGAGCGGAACCAGCTGGTGGGCTTTGAGATAGACCTGGGCAACGCCATCGCCCGCAAACTCCAGCTAAGGCCCCGCTGGATCGCCCAGCCCTTTGACACCCTCCTCATCCAGCTGGGCCAGGGGCGGTTTGACTTCGTCATCGCCTCCCACGGCATCACCGAAGAGCGGGCCCGGGCGGTGGACTTCGCCAACCCCCATTACTGCACGGGGGGCATCCTGGTGAGCCGGAAAGGGGGTCCGAAGACCCTCGGGGATCTCAGGGGCAGGGTAGTGGGGGTCCAGATCGGCACCACCTACATGGAGGCAGCCCAGAGGATCCCCGGGATTCGGCAGGTGCGCACCTACCAGAGGGACCCCGACGCCCTGCAGGACCTCCTGGCGGGCCGGATAGACACCTGGATCACCGACCGCTTCGTGGCCAAGGAGGCCATTCGGGAAAGGAGGCTGGAGGGAACCTTGGAGGTAGGGGAGTTGGTTTTCCAGGAGAGGGTGGCCATGGCCGTGGCCAAAGGGAATAGGAGCCTCCTGGAGGCCTTGAACAGGGCCCTGGCCGACCTGATGCGGGACGGGACCTACGCCGAGATCTCCAAGAAGTGGTTCGGGGAGGACGTGCGCTGCAAGTAG
- a CDS encoding amino acid ABC transporter permease → MNPWHRWLLLLVLLVLGYLAFFALLGLALERYFLLVGFGPERAASAGQAMALGAEITLKLTLISGLAGLFIGILAGVCRLSSRAWVRLPAAFYIWVTRGTPLLVQILFAYNALPLLLQPLWPGAQEALTPYWAAFIALAFNVGAYNAEVVRAGIQAIPKGQWEAAWSLGLSPLDTLRFVILPQALRIVVPPLVNNVVALLKDSSLASAIALTELALSGQRIISATFRPVEVYLAVAAIYLLLTTVLTQFTNRLERQLREEGR, encoded by the coding sequence ATGAACCCCTGGCATCGCTGGCTTCTCCTTCTCGTCCTGCTGGTTCTCGGCTATTTGGCCTTCTTCGCCCTCCTGGGGCTGGCCCTGGAGCGGTACTTCCTCCTTGTGGGCTTCGGCCCGGAGCGGGCGGCCTCGGCGGGGCAGGCCATGGCCCTGGGGGCGGAGATCACCCTGAAGCTCACCCTGATCTCCGGCCTCGCCGGGCTTTTCATCGGCATCCTCGCCGGGGTTTGCCGGCTTTCCTCCCGGGCCTGGGTAAGGCTTCCCGCCGCCTTCTACATCTGGGTGACCCGGGGCACGCCCCTCCTGGTGCAGATCCTCTTTGCCTACAACGCCCTGCCCCTCCTCCTCCAACCCCTTTGGCCGGGGGCGCAGGAAGCCCTTACCCCCTACTGGGCGGCCTTCATCGCCCTCGCCTTCAACGTGGGGGCCTACAACGCCGAGGTGGTGCGGGCGGGCATCCAGGCCATCCCCAAGGGGCAATGGGAGGCCGCCTGGTCCTTGGGCCTCTCCCCGCTGGACACCCTGCGCTTCGTCATCCTGCCCCAGGCCTTGCGCATCGTGGTGCCCCCCCTGGTCAACAACGTGGTGGCCCTTCTCAAGGACTCCTCTCTGGCCAGCGCCATCGCCCTGACCGAGCTTGCCCTCTCCGGCCAGCGGATCATCTCCGCCACCTTCCGCCCCGTGGAGGTCTACCTGGCCGTGGCCGCCATCTACCTCCTCCTCACCACGGTGCTCACCCAGTTCACCAACCGCCTGGAGCGCCAGCTCAGGGAGGAGGGCCGCTAG
- a CDS encoding TAXI family TRAP transporter solute-binding subunit, producing the protein MRRAILVGLAFLGLGSAQEFLTIGSGATTGVYFPVATGMARLVNEAGVGIRANARSTGGSVANINAIAAGEFEMALAQNDISHYAFQGCCIPAFDGRPVRGIRALAALYPEVVHIVARADAGIRTVADLRGKRVVVGDVGSGTEQNARQILEAYGLRFEDLGQTIRVGPVQGIQLVQDRRADALFYTVGLGASALQQLALTTPIALVAVDLDRVQALAQRYPFYVRFNIPGGTYRGVEVVTPTVAVQAMLIASERLAPDTVYRFMRAVFGDQEAFKRIHPNLERFFALERAVRGLPIPLHPGAERFYRELGVLR; encoded by the coding sequence ATGAGGCGCGCGATCTTGGTCGGTTTGGCCTTTCTAGGGCTAGGTTCCGCCCAGGAGTTCCTCACCATCGGCTCCGGGGCGACCACGGGGGTCTACTTTCCCGTGGCCACGGGCATGGCCAGGCTGGTGAACGAGGCGGGCGTGGGTATCCGGGCCAACGCCCGCTCCACGGGGGGGAGCGTGGCCAACATCAACGCCATCGCCGCCGGGGAGTTTGAGATGGCCCTGGCCCAGAACGACATCAGCCACTACGCCTTTCAGGGGTGCTGCATCCCCGCCTTTGACGGCCGGCCGGTGAGGGGCATCCGGGCCCTGGCCGCCCTCTACCCCGAGGTGGTCCACATCGTGGCCCGGGCGGACGCGGGCATCCGCACCGTGGCCGACCTCAGGGGCAAGCGGGTGGTGGTGGGCGATGTGGGCTCGGGCACGGAGCAGAACGCCCGGCAGATCCTCGAGGCCTACGGCCTGCGCTTTGAGGACCTGGGCCAGACGATCCGGGTGGGTCCCGTGCAGGGCATCCAACTGGTGCAGGACCGGCGGGCGGATGCCCTCTTCTACACCGTGGGCCTGGGGGCCTCCGCCCTCCAGCAGCTGGCCCTCACCACCCCCATCGCCCTGGTGGCGGTGGACCTGGACCGCGTCCAGGCCCTTGCCCAGAGGTACCCCTTCTACGTCCGCTTCAACATCCCAGGGGGAACCTACAGGGGTGTGGAGGTCGTCACCCCCACGGTGGCGGTGCAGGCCATGCTCATCGCCTCGGAGAGGCTTGCTCCCGACACGGTGTACCGGTTCATGAGGGCGGTCTTCGGCGACCAGGAGGCCTTCAAGAGGATCCACCCCAACCTGGAGCGCTTCTTCGCCCTGGAAAGGGCAGTGAGGGGCCTGCCCATCCCCTTGCACCCCGGGGCGGAGCGCTTCTACAGGGAACTGGGGGTCTTGAGGTAG
- a CDS encoding TRAP transporter permease encodes MERDALRLAEKGELGGRRPKGGTRFLLLALGVAWSLFQIWATQAGTLDPVRLRAIHLAFALALAFLAYSGRRGPVDRIPLLDWILALLGAAGALYVVADYYGITQLRGGIPSERDVFFGTLTLAVLFLAAWRVVGPALPLIASVFILYALTGPRGLIPFTLPPWLQLHAGSGWGSLMGQLYTTAEGIFGVPLGVSATFVFLFVLFGALLERAGAGYFFIQAAYALLGHFRGGPAKAAVVASALTGVVSGSSVSNVVTTGTFTIPLMRRVGYPPEKAGAVEVASSSNGQLMPPVMGAAAFIMAEFLGIPYANLILIAVVPALLAYATLFITVHLEALRLGLKGVPRSELPPLAPVLRSGLHYLLPLVYLIYALVVLRLTPERAALNTVFLMALLILLQEAWRAWRGGAGLGFGVLRGVRLLVEGLEAGARSMVGIALATGSAGIIVGIVTMTGIGFGLADIVERLSGGNLVLVLLLAQLTSLLLGMGLPTTANYIVMASLVVPVVLGLSEKAGYPVPPVAAHMFVFYFGIMADSTPPVALAAYAASAIARSNFWKTAVQGFVYELRTALLAYMFFFNPKLLLLGVDSWGEGLGIFLTALLGLTAFSASLVGFLHKPTNLLDRALLLLAALALVVPGLATDLVGLSLLGLVYIAQRVRK; translated from the coding sequence ATGGAAAGGGACGCTTTGCGCTTGGCCGAAAAGGGCGAGCTGGGGGGAAGGAGGCCTAAGGGCGGGACCCGCTTCCTCCTCCTTGCCCTGGGGGTGGCGTGGAGCCTCTTCCAGATCTGGGCCACCCAGGCGGGGACGCTGGACCCCGTGCGCCTCAGGGCCATCCACCTGGCCTTCGCCCTAGCCCTGGCCTTCCTGGCCTACTCCGGCAGGCGGGGTCCTGTGGACCGCATCCCCCTTTTGGACTGGATCCTCGCCCTCCTGGGGGCGGCGGGGGCCCTTTACGTGGTGGCGGACTACTACGGCATCACCCAGCTCCGGGGCGGGATTCCCAGCGAGCGGGACGTCTTCTTCGGCACCCTGACCCTTGCCGTCCTCTTCTTAGCCGCCTGGCGGGTGGTGGGGCCCGCCCTGCCCCTCATCGCCTCGGTCTTCATCCTCTACGCCCTCACGGGGCCTAGGGGCCTCATCCCCTTTACCCTTCCCCCCTGGCTCCAGCTCCACGCCGGCAGCGGGTGGGGCTCGCTCATGGGCCAGCTCTACACCACCGCCGAGGGCATCTTTGGGGTGCCCTTGGGGGTCTCCGCCACCTTCGTCTTCCTCTTCGTCCTCTTCGGGGCCCTCCTGGAGAGGGCAGGGGCGGGCTACTTTTTCATCCAGGCGGCCTACGCCCTCCTGGGCCACTTCCGGGGGGGGCCGGCCAAGGCGGCGGTGGTGGCCAGCGCCCTCACCGGGGTGGTCTCGGGGAGCTCGGTCTCCAACGTGGTCACCACGGGGACCTTCACCATCCCCCTGATGCGGCGGGTGGGCTACCCCCCGGAGAAGGCGGGGGCGGTGGAGGTGGCCAGCTCCTCCAACGGCCAGCTCATGCCCCCGGTCATGGGGGCGGCGGCCTTCATCATGGCGGAGTTCCTGGGCATCCCCTACGCCAACCTGATCCTGATCGCCGTGGTGCCGGCCCTCCTGGCCTACGCCACCCTCTTCATCACCGTGCACCTCGAGGCCCTGCGCCTGGGCCTCAAGGGGGTGCCCCGCTCCGAGCTTCCCCCCCTGGCCCCGGTCCTCCGCTCTGGGCTCCACTACCTCCTGCCCCTGGTCTACCTGATCTACGCCCTGGTGGTCCTCCGCCTGACCCCGGAGCGGGCCGCTCTGAACACGGTCTTCCTCATGGCCCTCCTCATCCTCCTGCAGGAGGCTTGGCGCGCCTGGCGGGGTGGGGCGGGGCTAGGCTTCGGGGTCCTCAGGGGTGTCCGGCTTCTCGTGGAGGGCCTCGAGGCGGGCGCCCGGAGCATGGTGGGCATCGCCCTGGCCACGGGGAGCGCTGGGATCATCGTGGGCATCGTCACTATGACCGGGATCGGCTTCGGCCTCGCGGACATCGTGGAGAGGCTTTCCGGAGGGAACCTGGTCCTGGTCCTCCTCCTGGCCCAGCTCACGAGCCTCCTCCTGGGCATGGGGCTTCCCACCACGGCCAACTACATCGTCATGGCCTCCTTGGTGGTGCCGGTGGTGCTAGGGCTTTCCGAGAAGGCGGGCTACCCCGTCCCCCCTGTGGCCGCGCACATGTTTGTCTTCTACTTTGGCATCATGGCTGACTCCACGCCCCCTGTGGCCCTGGCCGCCTACGCCGCTAGCGCCATCGCCCGCTCCAACTTCTGGAAGACGGCGGTGCAGGGCTTCGTCTACGAGCTGAGGACTGCCCTTTTGGCCTACATGTTCTTCTTCAACCCCAAGCTCCTCCTCCTGGGGGTGGACTCCTGGGGGGAGGGCCTCGGGATCTTCCTCACCGCCCTCCTGGGCTTGACCGCCTTCAGCGCCAGCCTGGTGGGCTTTCTTCACAAGCCCACGAACCTCCTGGATCGGGCCCTCCTCCTCCTTGCGGCCCTCGCCCTGGTGGTGCCGGGGCTGGCCACGGACCTCGTTGGCCTCTCGCTCCTCGGCCTTGTCTACATAGCCCAGCGGGTGCGAAAATAG
- a CDS encoding amino acid ABC transporter ATP-binding protein: protein MEPIIQIRNLHKWFGPLHVLKGINLEVAPGEKLVIIGPSGSGKSTLIRTINRLEDFQEGEVVVDGHNVKDERALRAVRREVGMVFQQFNLFPHMTVLENIALAPMRVRGWSRERAERKALELLERVGILDQAGKRPGQLSGGQQQRVAIARALAMEPKVMLFDEPTSALDPEMVGEVLDAMRDLARGGMTMVVVTHEMGFAREVADRVVFMDGGQIVEEGRPEEIFTHPKGERTRSFLQRVLHH, encoded by the coding sequence GTGGAGCCCATCATCCAGATCCGCAACCTCCACAAGTGGTTTGGCCCTTTGCACGTCCTGAAGGGGATCAACCTGGAGGTGGCCCCGGGGGAGAAGTTGGTCATCATCGGCCCTTCGGGTTCGGGGAAGAGCACCCTGATCCGCACCATAAACCGCCTGGAGGACTTCCAGGAGGGGGAGGTGGTCGTGGACGGGCATAACGTGAAGGACGAGCGGGCCCTGCGGGCGGTGCGGCGGGAGGTGGGGATGGTCTTCCAGCAGTTCAACCTCTTCCCCCACATGACGGTCCTGGAGAACATCGCCCTGGCCCCCATGCGGGTTAGGGGCTGGTCCCGGGAGCGGGCGGAGCGGAAGGCCTTGGAGCTTTTGGAGCGGGTGGGGATCCTGGACCAGGCGGGGAAGCGCCCGGGGCAGCTCTCCGGAGGGCAGCAGCAGCGGGTGGCCATCGCCCGGGCCCTGGCCATGGAGCCCAAGGTGATGCTCTTTGACGAGCCCACGAGCGCCTTGGACCCGGAGATGGTGGGGGAGGTGTTGGACGCGATGCGGGACCTGGCCCGGGGCGGGATGACCATGGTGGTGGTGACCCACGAGATGGGCTTCGCCCGGGAGGTGGCGGACCGGGTGGTCTTCATGGACGGGGGGCAGATCGTGGAGGAGGGGAGGCCGGAGGAGATCTTCACTCATCCCAAGGGGGAGCGCACCCGGAGTTTCCTCCAACGGGTGCTCCACCACTAG